The sequence CCCTGCATGGTAGATCTTCCTGCCATTTTCAAGTTCTATTATAAATCCTGCTGCACTTCCACCTGCACAGACCTCCTCTATGAAGTCCATATCTGAGGAGTGTTCTGCGTTGACCATGGTTATCTTGATGTCCTCAACCTCAACTGTTCCACCTATGTTCATTCCAAGGGTTTCAAAGCCCTGTTTGGATAGGTAGATGGATACTTCATGGTTGCAGACCACCAGTGCACCTGTTCTGTTTGCAAGTTCCATGGTATCTCCGAAGTGATCTGCATGGCCGTGTGTAACACAGATGATATCTGCCTTCAGTTCTTCAACCTCCACAAAACATGAGGGGTTGTTGCTTATGAAGGGATCCACGAGTATTTTCAGGTTGTTGTCAGTTACGATCTGGAATGCAGAGTGTCCAAGCCACCGTATCATCATTGTTTTTTCTCCAGGTTTATGTTCTTTGAAATGCTCCAGGCATCTTCAAAGAGTCTTTCGATTTCTTCTATGGATTTCTGGTCCTTGTAGACAACTCCAACCTCAAAGCTTTCATAGATAGGGTCTGTGGAGATTATGAGACCATTTGATTCATCTGAGACAACTGCAACTGTGTGCACGTGGGGCATGGTTCTTATGCTGACATCGTTGTCCAGGAGGAGTTTTATGAGTTCCACAGATGTTTCGTCATCAAGACTTGCTTCCTGGATGATCATCCTGCTTTCTGTGTCCATGAACTTCTTTAAAACAGAAACATCTATGTTCCTGACCCAGGGGTACATCATCAGTATCCTCTTTTCAGATTTGGAGATGGTTTCCTTCAGTGCATCCTGAACATCACTGGCATCGAAGGACCAGATGATGCTGGGTTCCTGGGATTCAGATTTTAACTGGTCAAGGGTGCCCTTGAAGGAATCCAGTCTCTCATCAATGAGACTTTCAAGATCCTTTGCATTCTGGATGTAATTCTGTTTCAAACGGTTGAGCCTGTTTTTAACAAATTCATCATCCTCTTCTTCCTTCTTTGATCTGTGGATCCTTGATTTGTGGGGTTTCAGGTTCTTGGCAGGTACCGATTTAACCTGTGGTTTAACTACAGATTTAGGTTTAACCTGAGGTTTTGGTGTTGGTTTAACTTTATCCATCTTAGGTACAGGTTTTATTTTACCCACTTCCGTTTTAGGTGCCTCTGAAGATTTTTTAACAGGTACTGGCCCAGGTACTTCTGTATCTTTTTTAGCATGCTTGACTGGTTTAAATGCAGGGTCACCTGTTTTTTCCATTGCTTCCTTGGTTTTAGATGCCTCTGCAGCCCGCTTCATGTAGGGCTGATTTGATGGGTCTGCCCTTTCTTCAGGTTTAGCCTTTTTAGCTGGTTTTATTGGTTTCCTCACTGCAGGTTTAGGTTTAACCTCAGGCTTGTCTGCAGCCTTGGGTTTAACATCAGGTTTAGCTTTAGCAGCAGGCTTGTCTGCAGTTATAGGTTTTACTGCAGGTTTAGGTTTCACTGGCGAAGGTTTTTTAGGGCTTTCAGTTTTGATGTTTTTGGTTATCTCTTCAAGAACTACCTTTTTGTCTTGGTCTTTAAACAGCTTTTCCGGTTTTTTTACAGGAGCTTTTCTTGGGGTTGCCTGTTTTTTGGGTTTTGAAAGATTTACTCTGCTGGCGAACATTATCACAATAAGGAATCCTAAAACAAAACAACAAAGTCCAGCAAAGAAAAATAGAAAACTTGGTGGTGTTGCAAATCCTAGGTACATTAAATAAAGTCCACCAACAGCCAACAGCCCCCCAAAAACTGTAACGAGTAAATTGATCATCTTATACCTCCAATATGATATTACCTATGCCCTTTGGATTTATAAAGGTTCCCCATTATCACGGGCATGTTCCATTATGATCTCCACTGAATCCTCAGTTCCACTGTACCTTGAGAATGTTTGGATGGTTTTTTCTGCCCTAACCTTCAAGTTTTCATCCCTCAGGAGTCTGTTAACATCGTCTGCAATTCCCTCAGGAGTCAACTCCTTCATGTCCCTTATAAGTGATATTCCATATTTTTTAACGTGTGCTGCATTTTTCAGCTGTTCTGGATGGTTGTCTATTGGAACTATGATGTTGGGAATGCCCAGTGCTGTTATCTCCATTGAGGTTGTGTGGCCTGCAAGACTTATCACAATATCTGAAAGCTTCATCCATTCCATCATATCTTCAAGGAAGGTCTTCTTAAGTATCTTATCACAGTCAGGTATGAAATCCTGGGATATCTGGGGCCCTGTTACCATGATGATCCTGTCACAGTCCATGAGATCCCATGCCCTGCAGACGATCTTCAGGAGTCCCAGTCCAAATTCACTGCCACCCACAGTCACGAGAACGATTTTATCCTCCTCATTGAAGCCGAACTTCCTTCTGAGTTCATCTTTACCTGGAATATGGGCTGGATCCTCCTTGAGAAGTGGACCCACATGAAACACCTTATCCTCTATTTTAGCCGGTATTTTAATTGACTCGGGAACATCAGGCACGATTATTGCCCTGCAGAGTCGTGAAACATCCTTTATGAATCTTTCAAGTCCGTTTTCAAGGTACTCCACTGTCTTGTCCTGGGGGTAGATGTCAGAGAAGTTGAAGGTCAGCTCGTTTGCCACCAGCACACAGGGTACTCCAAGTACCTTGGCTGTTATTGGAACTGAGTAATGGGAATCTGCCACAATTATATCAGGTTTAAAATCCTTTATAACCTTTGATTCACTGTATATGCTCTTAAGGAATATGAATGGGGTGTCTATGGATTTCTTTGCAGTGTCCTTGATATCCAGTTCTCCCTCCCCACCGTAGAACTTCAGATCCGGGAGTTTCACAGTTTCATACTTCCTGTATTCCTTGAGCATCTCATAGCCGGAGCCGTAGCTTGCAAAGAGAACTTCAACCCCCTTTTCCATGAGCTTTTCTGCAATTGCTGTGCATCTTGAGGCATGACCCATGCCTATGCCGCACGGTATGATGAGTACCTTCATGAAACTGAACCTCCCTAACTGACATCCTTGATGGTATGGTGAAACACGATACTTTGACATACAATCCTGTGATACTTTTGTAGATGTCTAAAAGAACTCTATGAATGGATATCTATATAAAAGTATAATTACTATGAGGTTTAGATTTAATCATATAAATAACAGTATAAATAATATTGTAGAAATCAGGTTGTTGTATCGTTAAGGGGTTTGGGATATGATAGTAAATAGGACCATTTTAGGGGATGAAAGTGGACAGGGCGCAGCAGAATACCTTTTGTTGTTTGGTGGAGTAATTGTTATATCGATAATGGCACTTCTGATGTACAAAGAGTATTTCAAAAAGGGAGTTCCTTTTAATGCAGGAGATGACCTTAATACTGTTCGAGCTTGTACAAAAAGTGGCTAATTTTATTTGGTAAAGGATTAAATCTTTTATTTTAGCCATTTAACATGATTTTAATCCTTTTATTCTTTGAAAAAAAGACATTTTTCATTATTTGATTAACAGGATCAATGGGATACTGTGTACTTTATGATATCCTCAAAGAGTTTATTA is a genomic window of Methanobacterium congolense containing:
- a CDS encoding class III signal peptide-containing protein, producing the protein MIVNRTILGDESGQGAAEYLLLFGGVIVISIMALLMYKEYFKKGVPFNAGDDLNTVRACTKSG
- a CDS encoding metal-dependent hydrolase is translated as MMIRWLGHSAFQIVTDNNLKILVDPFISNNPSCFVEVEELKADIICVTHGHADHFGDTMELANRTGALVVCNHEVSIYLSKQGFETLGMNIGGTVEVEDIKITMVNAEHSSDMDFIEEVCAGGSAAGFIIELENGRKIYHAGDTGIFSDMKAVINHIYSPDIAMLPIGDRYTMGPFEAAIAAEWLNPEVILPMHYNTYPAIEQNPLEFTDMVRSSNPKVKVVTLQPGESYQE
- a CDS encoding UDP-N-acetylglucosamine--N-acetylmuramyl-(pentapeptide) pyrophosphoryl-undecaprenol N-acetylglucosamine transferase, whose protein sequence is MKVLIIPCGIGMGHASRCTAIAEKLMEKGVEVLFASYGSGYEMLKEYRKYETVKLPDLKFYGGEGELDIKDTAKKSIDTPFIFLKSIYSESKVIKDFKPDIIVADSHYSVPITAKVLGVPCVLVANELTFNFSDIYPQDKTVEYLENGLERFIKDVSRLCRAIIVPDVPESIKIPAKIEDKVFHVGPLLKEDPAHIPGKDELRRKFGFNEEDKIVLVTVGGSEFGLGLLKIVCRAWDLMDCDRIIMVTGPQISQDFIPDCDKILKKTFLEDMMEWMKLSDIVISLAGHTTSMEITALGIPNIIVPIDNHPEQLKNAAHVKKYGISLIRDMKELTPEGIADDVNRLLRDENLKVRAEKTIQTFSRYSGTEDSVEIIMEHARDNGEPL